One window of Desulfobacca acetoxidans DSM 11109 genomic DNA carries:
- the fabF gene encoding beta-ketoacyl-ACP synthase II — MFTNKTVELRRVVVTGMGLISPLGNDVPTAWRRLLAGESGIGPTTHFAQNVAEFQERFRAPDDFPLIAGEVKDFEIKTILRQRKKNQTREDNKLIKYTDHFTQYALAASLEAVNNSGLALEQENPDRVGIIIASGMGGVGSWEEQHENLLTQGVKKVSPFTVPKLLPNLAAGNVSISFQARGPNAALSTACAAGAHAIGSAFRSIQLGEAELMATGGAEAAITPLTVTGFYRMGALATGYNDRPTLASRPFDRQHQGFVMAEGAGILILEELEHARRRNARILAELIGFSTTGDARHITDPDINGAVRCMHMALQDAGLTPAQIDYVNPHATSTPTGDRNEAAALIQCFSSCQRMPLVSATKSMTGHMLGAAGAVEAIFVILSLSQGLIPPTINVDEIDPECVGLNLVRNKALEIPLRYALSNSFGFGGTNASLVFKRYEV; from the coding sequence ATGTTCACTAATAAAACCGTGGAATTGCGCCGGGTGGTAGTTACCGGTATGGGTCTTATCAGCCCCTTGGGAAATGACGTGCCTACGGCCTGGCGCCGACTATTGGCCGGTGAATCTGGCATCGGCCCCACAACCCATTTTGCCCAAAATGTCGCAGAATTTCAGGAGCGATTTCGGGCTCCGGATGATTTTCCCCTCATTGCCGGGGAAGTCAAAGACTTTGAGATAAAAACCATCTTGAGACAGCGCAAGAAAAACCAAACCAGGGAAGATAATAAGCTGATCAAATATACGGATCACTTTACTCAATATGCCCTGGCTGCCAGCCTCGAGGCAGTGAATAATTCGGGATTGGCATTGGAGCAGGAGAACCCGGACCGGGTCGGCATTATCATTGCCAGCGGCATGGGCGGCGTCGGCAGTTGGGAGGAGCAACATGAGAACCTTTTAACCCAGGGTGTGAAAAAGGTTTCTCCCTTCACCGTTCCCAAGCTTCTTCCCAACCTGGCGGCCGGCAATGTCTCCATCAGTTTTCAAGCCCGGGGGCCCAATGCCGCGCTTTCCACGGCCTGCGCCGCGGGGGCGCACGCCATCGGTTCGGCGTTCCGTTCGATTCAATTAGGGGAAGCCGAACTCATGGCCACGGGAGGAGCCGAAGCCGCTATCACCCCACTGACGGTAACCGGTTTTTACCGCATGGGGGCCCTGGCCACCGGTTACAATGATCGGCCGACGTTGGCCAGTCGTCCCTTCGACCGGCAGCATCAGGGTTTTGTCATGGCGGAGGGCGCCGGTATTTTGATTCTGGAAGAATTGGAACACGCCCGGCGCCGCAATGCCAGGATTCTGGCGGAATTAATCGGTTTTAGCACGACCGGAGATGCCCGCCACATTACCGATCCTGATATCAACGGTGCCGTCCGCTGTATGCACATGGCCTTGCAGGATGCCGGTTTGACCCCGGCACAGATCGATTACGTCAACCCGCATGCCACTTCGACGCCCACCGGCGACCGAAACGAGGCCGCGGCCTTAATCCAGTGCTTTTCTTCCTGTCAAAGGATGCCCTTGGTCAGCGCCACCAAATCTATGACCGGCCATATGCTCGGGGCCGCCGGCGCTGTAGAAGCGATCTTCGTAATTCTCTCCCTTTCCCAAGGGCTCATACCGCCGACCATCAATGTAGACGAAATCGACCCGGAATGCGTCGGCCTGAACCTGGTCCGAAATAAAGCCCTGGAAATACCCCTGCGCTATGCCCTGTCAAACTCCTTCGGATTTGGCGGGACGAATGCCAGCCTGGTCTTTAAACGGTATGAAGTATGA
- the ndk gene encoding nucleoside-diphosphate kinase — protein sequence MVVEQTLSLIKPDGVARGLVGEVIGRFERAGLKLKAMKMLHLTKQQAQKFYEVHQEKKFFDSLTDFMSSGPIVAMILEGQGAILKNRELMGDTDYQKAAPGTIRADFARDIEANIVHGSDAPDTAEKEINFFFNELERI from the coding sequence ATGGTGGTAGAACAGACATTATCCTTGATCAAGCCGGACGGGGTGGCTCGGGGATTGGTAGGGGAGGTCATCGGCCGTTTTGAACGGGCCGGCCTGAAGCTGAAAGCGATGAAGATGCTGCACCTGACCAAACAGCAGGCTCAAAAATTTTATGAGGTACATCAGGAAAAAAAATTCTTCGACAGCCTGACGGATTTTATGAGCTCGGGGCCCATCGTGGCAATGATCCTGGAGGGCCAAGGAGCTATTCTGAAAAATCGGGAGCTTATGGGCGACACCGATTATCAAAAAGCGGCGCCGGGAACCATCCGGGCCGATTTTGCCCGAGACATCGAAGCCAATATTGTGCACGGCTCTGATGCTCCGGATACTGCCGAAAAGGAAATCAATTTCTTTTTCAACGAATTGGAGAGGATATAA
- the fusA gene encoding elongation factor G, producing MSVAARLKNIRNIGIIAHIDAGKTTLTERILYYTGKTHKMGEVHNGAAVMDWMPEEQERGITITSAVTTCQWRECLINIVDTPGHVDFTIEVERSLRVLDGAIGVFDAVSGVEPQSETVWHQADKYRVPKIAFINKMDRVGADFEAAVQSLRDRLGVQPLIITMPMGQEDRFQGVIDVLRQKAIVWDEVSLGAVFQEIDIPKAYEEEAYQAREEMIEALAEVDDQVMESYLAEEFLPPEDLTAGIHRATVALKAVPVYCGAALRNKGVQPLLDGIVRFLPNPTEVPPIEGENPHTGLRESRPARREAPLAALAFKIAMDQGRRLTYVRLYSGTLKPGQDVYNPVKKVHEKAARILRMHANQRERLDEARAGNLVGIMGLKYTTTGDTLCSPEAPILLEPIGSYIPVMSLAIEPKTRDDQEKLELALNRLMEEDPSVRVETDEDTGQIILSGMGELHLEVLIHRLERDFNTHVLAGRPQVVHRETIHQTAEVLAAFDRELAGKRHYGAVKVRVQPRRRGTGNQTVSRLPEGHPGLVYLPGIEEAVQSALLAGAAFGHPVVDVLVELTDVEVREGLASDMAFRIAAMQAVKQACREANPVLMEPIMRVEIIIPDEFLGEVIGDFNARKGKIEDMQSKGTSKVITGLAPLSGMFGYSTALRSATQGRGTFTMQFHHYGSSDK from the coding sequence ATGAGCGTTGCCGCTAGATTGAAAAATATCCGCAATATTGGCATTATAGCCCACATTGACGCGGGCAAGACAACCCTCACGGAGCGCATCCTGTACTATACCGGCAAAACTCATAAGATGGGTGAGGTGCATAATGGCGCCGCAGTTATGGATTGGATGCCGGAGGAGCAGGAAAGGGGTATCACCATCACTTCGGCGGTCACCACCTGTCAGTGGCGCGAGTGCCTGATTAACATCGTCGATACTCCGGGGCATGTGGATTTTACTATCGAGGTAGAGAGGTCTTTGCGGGTTTTGGATGGCGCCATAGGTGTCTTCGATGCTGTAAGCGGTGTAGAGCCGCAATCGGAAACCGTCTGGCATCAGGCGGATAAATATCGCGTTCCCAAGATTGCTTTTATCAATAAGATGGACCGGGTGGGAGCTGATTTTGAAGCGGCGGTGCAGAGCTTGCGGGACAGATTGGGGGTGCAGCCTTTGATCATCACGATGCCGATGGGGCAGGAAGATCGGTTTCAAGGTGTTATCGACGTCTTGCGGCAGAAAGCGATTGTCTGGGATGAGGTGTCTTTGGGTGCGGTCTTTCAAGAAATAGATATTCCCAAAGCATATGAGGAAGAAGCTTACCAGGCTCGCGAGGAGATGATTGAAGCCTTGGCGGAAGTAGATGATCAGGTGATGGAGTCGTATCTGGCGGAAGAGTTTTTGCCCCCGGAAGATTTGACGGCGGGCATTCATCGGGCCACGGTTGCCCTGAAAGCGGTCCCGGTTTATTGCGGCGCGGCGCTCCGAAATAAGGGGGTGCAGCCCCTTTTGGACGGTATTGTGAGGTTTTTGCCCAACCCGACTGAAGTTCCGCCCATCGAAGGAGAAAATCCACATACCGGGCTACGCGAATCACGCCCGGCGCGTCGCGAAGCGCCTTTGGCGGCCCTGGCTTTTAAGATCGCTATGGATCAGGGCCGTCGGCTAACCTACGTTCGGCTCTATTCCGGAACCTTAAAACCCGGACAGGATGTCTATAATCCGGTGAAAAAGGTTCATGAAAAGGCCGCTCGCATCCTTAGGATGCACGCCAATCAGAGAGAGCGCCTGGACGAAGCGCGGGCCGGCAATCTGGTCGGCATTATGGGCCTGAAATACACTACCACCGGAGACACCCTGTGCAGTCCGGAGGCGCCTATCCTGTTAGAACCGATAGGCTCTTATATCCCGGTCATGTCATTAGCTATAGAGCCTAAGACCAGGGATGATCAGGAAAAACTGGAACTGGCTCTCAACCGCCTGATGGAAGAAGATCCCAGCGTCCGGGTGGAAACAGATGAAGATACCGGCCAGATAATCCTTTCCGGAATGGGTGAACTGCATTTAGAGGTTTTGATCCACCGCCTGGAAAGAGATTTTAATACCCACGTGCTTGCCGGACGTCCCCAAGTGGTACATCGGGAAACGATTCACCAGACTGCCGAGGTCCTGGCCGCCTTTGACCGGGAACTGGCCGGTAAACGCCACTATGGCGCGGTTAAGGTACGGGTACAACCTCGAAGGCGTGGAACGGGAAACCAAACTGTCTCCCGCCTGCCCGAGGGGCATCCAGGATTAGTGTATTTGCCAGGTATCGAAGAAGCAGTGCAGAGCGCCCTGCTGGCCGGGGCGGCTTTCGGCCATCCGGTGGTAGATGTCTTGGTGGAGCTGACTGACGTCGAAGTAAGAGAGGGTCTGGCCAGCGATATGGCCTTCCGCATCGCGGCCATGCAAGCGGTGAAGCAGGCCTGCCGCGAGGCGAATCCAGTCTTGATGGAACCCATTATGAGAGTGGAGATTATCATTCCCGATGAATTTTTGGGAGAGGTAATCGGGGACTTCAATGCCCGCAAAGGGAAGATCGAAGACATGCAATCGAAAGGCACCAGCAAGGTTATTACCGGCCTGGCGCCGTTGTCAGGCATGTTCGGCTATTCGACCGCGCTGCGTTCGGCGACCCAAGGTCGGGGAACCTTTACCATGCAATTCCACCACTACGGTTCTAGCGACAAATGA
- a CDS encoding (Fe-S)-binding protein, with protein sequence METMDLGNLAERRQKSIFRDIIPESYMQACLTCGTCSAGCPLTGMESYQDENWDARMVLRMAMLGMDEEVINSRFVWICTGCQRCEYGCPMGIKLVKVWIAAKGARPREKVPGVLHKGVDMVLRTGNNMGIPTDDYVTLLEELGEELAEDECPGFVTPIDKEDVDYIHFQNSKEAYAEPDDMKWWWKIFYAAKASWTTSSTNWESVDWGIFTGNLEASKEIARRKVENMKRLKAKTFILPDCGGASYGTRLNLEKYFKHEFGPETGHNYIYFYDVLLKFLREGLIKVDKSVHADRIVTWHDSCKHMRAPYLTFGDASNLEKPREILSYLIDMKNFREMPHNRLNAYCCGAGSGNWPGPFEKEKTEHGGFKARDIQATGADLVIAGCSNCRDQIMKNIKPKYKLDIEVKYIWEMIADALILDEEEE encoded by the coding sequence ATGGAAACCATGGATTTGGGCAATCTGGCTGAACGGAGACAAAAGAGTATCTTTCGTGATATTATTCCGGAATCGTATATGCAAGCCTGCCTCACCTGCGGCACCTGCTCCGCCGGGTGTCCCTTGACCGGCATGGAGAGCTATCAGGACGAGAATTGGGATGCCCGTATGGTCCTCCGTATGGCCATGTTAGGTATGGACGAGGAGGTGATCAATTCCCGTTTTGTCTGGATCTGCACCGGCTGCCAACGCTGTGAGTACGGCTGTCCCATGGGCATCAAGCTGGTAAAAGTGTGGATAGCTGCCAAGGGGGCTCGGCCGCGTGAGAAAGTCCCCGGCGTCCTGCATAAAGGGGTGGACATGGTCCTCAGGACCGGCAATAACATGGGCATCCCAACCGACGATTATGTCACCCTGCTGGAGGAGTTGGGAGAAGAGCTGGCCGAGGATGAATGCCCCGGTTTTGTAACTCCGATAGACAAGGAAGACGTGGACTATATCCATTTCCAGAATTCCAAGGAGGCCTACGCCGAACCTGATGACATGAAGTGGTGGTGGAAGATTTTCTATGCCGCCAAAGCAAGTTGGACCACCTCTTCGACCAACTGGGAGTCGGTGGATTGGGGCATCTTTACCGGCAACCTGGAGGCCAGCAAAGAAATTGCCCGGCGCAAGGTAGAAAACATGAAGCGCCTGAAGGCCAAGACCTTCATCCTGCCCGACTGCGGTGGAGCTTCCTACGGCACCCGTCTCAATCTGGAGAAGTATTTCAAACACGAGTTCGGGCCGGAAACCGGACATAATTATATCTATTTCTATGATGTCTTGTTGAAGTTCCTGAGAGAGGGCCTCATCAAGGTAGATAAGAGCGTGCACGCCGACCGGATTGTTACCTGGCACGACTCCTGTAAACATATGCGCGCCCCCTATCTGACTTTTGGAGACGCTTCCAACCTGGAGAAACCGCGCGAGATTCTCTCCTATCTGATCGACATGAAGAATTTCCGGGAGATGCCCCACAATCGGTTAAACGCCTACTGCTGCGGCGCCGGATCGGGCAACTGGCCGGGGCCCTTCGAGAAGGAGAAAACCGAACATGGCGGCTTCAAGGCCAGGGACATCCAGGCTACCGGCGCTGACCTGGTAATCGCCGGCTGCTCCAACTGCCGGGATCAGATCATGAAAAACATAAAGCCGAAATACAAACTTGATATTGAGGTGAAGTACATCTGGGAGATGATCGCCGACGCCCTGATCTTGGATGAGGAAGAGGAATAA
- a CDS encoding class I SAM-dependent methyltransferase yields the protein MKTKINGQYMERLYSFYSPFYDFVFGKMLEPGRREAFKYLSSRPHQKVLEIGIGTGASLTLYPPHTQVIGIDISEGMIKKAKKRLAALKNGHDVELKVMDACNLEFPNESFDAVIASYVITTVPDPHRLCKEILRVIRPGGQIIAVQHSRGENGHLLEKAKDALAPLFVRIGFTTDLDVVRVMRESGMSIEHICGCNIFKLHRLITGTKR from the coding sequence ATGAAAACCAAGATCAATGGCCAATATATGGAACGTCTGTATTCCTTTTACTCTCCTTTTTATGATTTTGTGTTCGGTAAGATGCTCGAGCCCGGCAGGAGGGAGGCTTTTAAATACCTCTCCTCCCGCCCCCATCAAAAAGTTTTGGAGATCGGCATCGGCACCGGCGCCAGTTTAACCCTCTATCCCCCCCACACCCAGGTCATCGGCATCGATATCTCCGAAGGCATGATCAAAAAGGCGAAAAAACGGCTGGCAGCCCTAAAAAATGGCCATGATGTCGAACTCAAGGTGATGGACGCCTGCAATCTAGAATTTCCCAATGAGAGTTTCGACGCAGTTATCGCCTCCTATGTTATTACGACGGTTCCTGACCCCCATAGGCTCTGTAAAGAAATCCTGCGAGTTATCCGCCCGGGTGGACAGATTATTGCCGTCCAACATTCCCGCGGGGAAAATGGCCACTTATTGGAAAAGGCCAAAGACGCCTTGGCGCCCCTGTTTGTCCGCATCGGTTTTACTACAGATTTAGACGTCGTTCGGGTTATGCGGGAGTCCGGTATGTCCATTGAACATATCTGCGGCTGTAATATCTTTAAATTGCACCGCCTCATTACCGGAACCAAAAGATAG
- the thiL gene encoding thiamine-phosphate kinase translates to MTGERDLIDELSRIFGLPPPQVVCGIGDDAAVIAGQGGEYLLWTVDALIEKVHFDLTYMPLRQLGRKALAVNLSDIAAMGGKPRYALLALGWPPERDLFGALELARGMQEVAQETGVTVIGGDTVSSPGSLSMSLTVLGQVKKEELLRRDGAQIGELIYLTGPVGLAAAGLETLRRGLTLTETERTLLLQAFFDPQPQILAARVLARNHLATALIDLSDGVASDLFQICRRSNVGAVVESTLIPVPAPVAEVAAQIGKDPLELALKGGEDYLLLFTSPPDREKALYLHFSEAGLGTPICIGKIVRGNRVWLRRPEATQDISGMGFDHFRLKEL, encoded by the coding sequence ATGACCGGAGAGCGAGACCTGATAGATGAGCTAAGCCGGATTTTCGGCCTCCCCCCTCCCCAGGTAGTGTGCGGCATCGGCGATGATGCAGCCGTTATTGCTGGACAGGGGGGCGAATATCTTCTCTGGACCGTTGACGCTCTTATCGAAAAGGTCCATTTTGACCTGACCTACATGCCGCTCAGACAACTCGGCCGCAAGGCCCTGGCAGTAAATCTGAGCGATATTGCCGCCATGGGGGGAAAACCGCGGTATGCCCTGCTGGCTCTGGGATGGCCCCCGGAACGCGATCTGTTCGGCGCCCTGGAACTGGCCAGAGGTATGCAGGAAGTGGCGCAGGAAACCGGGGTGACCGTAATCGGCGGGGATACGGTGAGTTCACCAGGGTCGTTATCCATGAGCCTGACAGTATTGGGGCAGGTGAAAAAGGAGGAATTGCTCCGGCGGGATGGGGCGCAGATCGGCGAGCTGATTTATCTCACCGGTCCGGTGGGACTTGCGGCAGCCGGTTTAGAGACGCTCAGGAGGGGTTTAACCCTGACCGAGACAGAGCGCACGTTATTGCTGCAGGCGTTTTTCGACCCCCAACCCCAGATCCTGGCGGCCCGGGTTCTGGCCCGCAATCATCTGGCCACCGCCCTGATCGACCTTTCGGACGGGGTGGCTTCTGACCTGTTCCAGATCTGCCGTCGCAGCAATGTAGGAGCGGTAGTTGAGAGCACCCTGATCCCAGTTCCCGCTCCGGTAGCTGAAGTAGCGGCACAGATAGGCAAAGACCCCTTGGAGTTGGCCCTCAAAGGAGGTGAAGACTATCTGCTCCTCTTTACCTCGCCACCTGACCGGGAAAAAGCCCTATACTTACATTTCTCGGAAGCCGGCCTCGGAACCCCAATCTGTATCGGCAAGATCGTTCGGGGCAACAGGGTATGGCTACGACGGCCTGAAGCAACCCAGGATATCTCCGGCATGGGCTTTGATCACTTCAGGCTAAAGGAGCTTTGA
- a CDS encoding HPr family phosphocarrier protein has product MTSRLETISCTEFLELVDYFADELLELCQFFVAHYEEKLPDTERLYARLCYASKLVEDLLDYHGAKNNQKWCKFRELVASVLNFASAAFTMKHIVSRISFYEIGADSSFIFTSRLVHRFLINTLINICQELIAESRKLGIRLTPPALEWDRFSNLSSNRFLEFDVSPQDLHGEKHHIVRITTAYLNINRDFEALGFYKRFKAEDFRAVIPARINEEILRKFEMIIHNLQSSYDTYIGRDSSRTESSKFKSLRDHISISLHLLELSGRMSHYFERHLFDVGRIGIFQEIQRLLSRLIKTEFLLDAIINYAVYYCTEFLSKGKSLAQSLLNQYIEHGEITAGVPVKLGFHSRPCMLVAKIVQHYGGQVEMIVGEDHFDASSILDLQWAGGKVHREDLSQVKFQGDVRALADIQILASINYGEDTMGKGIPLPPELFYLR; this is encoded by the coding sequence ATGACATCCAGATTAGAAACTATTTCATGTACTGAATTTCTTGAACTCGTGGATTATTTTGCCGACGAGTTACTTGAGTTGTGCCAGTTTTTTGTAGCTCACTACGAGGAGAAGCTACCTGACACCGAACGTCTCTACGCCCGCCTGTGCTACGCCTCTAAGTTGGTGGAAGACCTGCTGGACTACCACGGCGCCAAAAACAACCAAAAATGGTGTAAATTTCGCGAACTAGTGGCGTCGGTGTTGAATTTTGCTTCTGCCGCCTTTACGATGAAACATATTGTTAGCCGCATCTCCTTCTACGAAATCGGCGCTGACAGCTCTTTTATTTTCACCAGCCGACTCGTGCACCGCTTCTTGATTAACACCCTTATCAATATCTGTCAAGAATTGATCGCTGAGTCCAGAAAATTGGGGATCAGGTTAACGCCCCCAGCCCTGGAATGGGACAGATTCTCCAACCTGTCCTCAAACCGGTTTCTGGAATTCGATGTCTCCCCCCAAGACTTACATGGCGAGAAACATCATATCGTCCGTATTACTACGGCGTACCTCAATATCAACCGGGATTTTGAAGCCCTGGGTTTTTATAAGAGATTTAAAGCCGAAGATTTTCGAGCTGTTATTCCTGCCCGGATTAACGAAGAAATTCTGCGCAAATTTGAGATGATTATTCACAACCTGCAGTCGTCCTACGATACCTACATCGGCAGGGATAGCAGCCGCACCGAGAGCAGTAAATTTAAGAGCCTGCGGGACCATATCTCCATCTCCCTGCATCTGTTGGAATTAAGCGGACGTATGTCCCATTATTTTGAACGTCACCTCTTTGACGTCGGCCGCATCGGTATTTTTCAAGAGATACAACGACTGTTGAGTCGACTGATTAAAACCGAATTCCTGCTCGACGCCATCATCAACTACGCGGTTTATTATTGTACTGAATTTCTCTCCAAAGGCAAATCATTAGCCCAGAGCCTCCTGAATCAATATATCGAACACGGCGAAATCACTGCCGGTGTTCCCGTTAAGCTCGGCTTCCACAGTCGGCCGTGCATGTTGGTGGCAAAAATCGTACAGCATTACGGCGGCCAGGTGGAGATGATCGTCGGTGAGGACCATTTCGACGCCAGCTCCATACTTGATCTGCAGTGGGCCGGCGGCAAAGTCCACCGCGAAGACCTCTCCCAGGTGAAATTTCAGGGCGACGTTCGAGCCTTAGCCGACATCCAGATACTGGCCAGCATTAACTACGGCGAGGACACCATGGGCAAAGGCATACCCCTGCCGCCGGAGTTGTTCTATTTACGGTGA
- a CDS encoding long-chain-fatty-acid--CoA ligase — MDCIWRRHYDPEVPAEVDIPDVTLPELLYRSASDFPDNPAIIFLGHTLSYRRLKQSVWQAAAGLARLGFKPGQRLAMILPNCPQTVITYYATLHLGGIIVMLNPLAAPREILDQIQRTEADTVVALDHVAPKVEEVRKALNLKHLIIASLADYLPVPWKWLYNFRARRKGQQVGPRPGTGQMSFQDLLTDHAPPALAASSSDVAILQHTGGTTGLPKAAALTHRNLVSNVAQINAWLPHCQRGGERVLAVLPYFHVFGMTASMNWPINLAGAILLLPRFDAAQVLKTIHQRRPTVFPAAPTIFIALINHPHLRRYDLSSLWGCISGSAPLPQDVQEQFEALTKGRIIEGYGLTETSPVTHLNPIAGKRRPGSIGLPFPNTSCRIVDAESGLIDLPPGDVGELLLRGPQVMAEYWQNPEETALALRHGWFYTGDLARMDEDGFFYIVDRKKDIIIASGYNIYPREVEEVLHQHPAVQDAVAFGVPDAYRGETVMAVVVPKPGMPVTAPDLFDFCRQRLAVYKTPKIIEFRRELPKTAVGKVLRRELRAEAEAKLKGAD, encoded by the coding sequence ATGGATTGCATCTGGCGACGGCACTATGATCCGGAGGTACCCGCTGAGGTCGATATACCAGACGTCACCCTCCCAGAATTGTTATACCGCTCCGCCTCCGATTTTCCAGATAATCCCGCAATCATCTTTTTAGGCCACACCCTGAGCTATCGCCGCCTAAAACAATCGGTCTGGCAGGCGGCTGCCGGCTTGGCCCGACTCGGTTTTAAACCCGGGCAGCGGCTGGCCATGATCCTGCCCAACTGCCCCCAGACGGTGATTACCTATTATGCCACCCTGCATCTGGGCGGTATCATCGTAATGTTAAATCCGCTGGCCGCGCCGCGGGAGATCCTGGACCAGATACAGCGCACCGAGGCCGACACGGTTGTGGCGCTCGATCATGTGGCGCCCAAGGTCGAAGAGGTCCGTAAGGCGCTCAATCTCAAACACCTGATCATCGCCAGTCTGGCGGATTACCTGCCCGTTCCCTGGAAGTGGCTCTATAATTTCCGGGCAAGGAGAAAGGGGCAACAGGTAGGACCGCGCCCTGGAACAGGGCAGATGAGTTTTCAAGACCTTCTCACTGACCACGCCCCGCCTGCACTGGCCGCCAGCAGCAGCGATGTCGCAATACTGCAGCACACCGGCGGCACCACCGGCCTGCCCAAGGCCGCAGCCTTAACGCACCGCAATCTGGTCAGCAACGTCGCCCAGATCAATGCCTGGCTGCCCCATTGCCAGAGGGGCGGCGAACGGGTGTTGGCTGTGCTGCCCTACTTTCACGTCTTTGGCATGACCGCATCCATGAACTGGCCCATTAATCTGGCCGGCGCCATCCTCCTCCTCCCCCGTTTCGACGCCGCCCAGGTATTGAAGACTATTCACCAACGGCGTCCGACGGTCTTTCCGGCGGCTCCCACGATTTTTATCGCCCTGATCAACCATCCACACCTGCGGCGTTATGACCTCTCTTCTCTTTGGGGTTGCATCAGCGGCTCGGCCCCCCTGCCCCAGGATGTCCAGGAGCAGTTTGAGGCCCTGACCAAGGGCAGGATTATCGAGGGCTATGGTTTGACCGAAACCTCACCGGTAACGCATCTCAATCCCATTGCCGGTAAACGCCGGCCCGGCAGCATCGGCCTTCCCTTCCCCAATACGTCCTGCCGGATTGTCGATGCCGAGAGCGGGCTTATCGATCTGCCGCCGGGGGATGTCGGCGAACTTTTGCTCCGGGGTCCGCAGGTAATGGCCGAATACTGGCAAAACCCGGAGGAGACGGCTCTGGCCCTGCGCCACGGCTGGTTTTATACCGGTGATCTGGCCCGCATGGATGAAGATGGGTTTTTTTATATCGTCGACCGCAAAAAAGATATCATTATTGCCAGCGGTTACAATATCTATCCTCGGGAAGTGGAGGAAGTCCTCCACCAACACCCGGCTGTTCAGGACGCCGTCGCCTTCGGCGTCCCCGATGCCTATCGCGGCGAAACGGTCATGGCCGTGGTTGTGCCAAAACCAGGCATGCCGGTGACGGCCCCAGACCTGTTCGACTTCTGCCGCCAGCGCCTGGCAGTCTACAAAACCCCTAAAATTATCGAATTCCGACGGGAACTGCCCAAAACTGCAGTGGGGAAGGTTCTCCGGCGCGAGCTGCGCGCCGAAGCAGAGGCTAAACTGAAAGGAGCGGATTGA